Proteins encoded together in one Caldicellulosiruptor saccharolyticus DSM 8903 window:
- a CDS encoding WG repeat-containing protein, which yields MKRKKKNKAVQKQLTKNQPKELLKLPIIRSLIIVLILSLVVFIIYGTTLMVVKRNIADQFFAVSNESYQNVAYINSKLAMFEKNGKWGVMDIKGKIIAKPIYERILLESEGMIPVKIRNKWGFIDIHGKIRIKPQFDNVSAFTNQLAAVCINNRWGIIDKSGNFTIKPQYQDIIIHPNRVIQAKKQNKWGIIDKKGNQIIPFKYNEVQILNYKGVFVAKEKSNYKVISIANKKESKENYSNYSLNIGKFLPVFRNHKWGVLNLETLSELCPPIYDEIWVHNEGWFELKKDKKLYIMFSDGKMLPKNFKRDSVVVSSNKIISIKQNNGVVTLLNLNTRKTIDIKAQDISVFNNGLAAVKVKEKWGLITEKGEYVIKPKYDSIWIADKDIIVTYLDKKWGIVKTDGKVLIPPKYDLIGEVKDEYIAFLKNGKWGVMKKTGKILLKPKFDQIVIHKKNYIFAKQNDIWFLIVIVNNKKYFYKFKTFSVMKINDNIWAYTIDKGMKVIILKK from the coding sequence ATGAAACGCAAAAAGAAGAACAAGGCAGTCCAAAAACAGCTAACGAAAAATCAACCTAAGGAACTTTTAAAGTTGCCTATTATAAGAAGTCTTATAATAGTATTAATTTTATCACTGGTGGTGTTCATAATATATGGCACAACTTTAATGGTAGTCAAGAGAAATATTGCTGACCAATTTTTTGCTGTTTCAAACGAAAGTTATCAAAATGTAGCATACATCAATAGTAAATTGGCTATGTTTGAAAAGAACGGCAAATGGGGAGTAATGGATATAAAAGGAAAAATTATAGCAAAACCTATATACGAAAGAATCCTGTTAGAAAGCGAGGGAATGATTCCAGTAAAGATTAGAAATAAATGGGGGTTTATCGATATTCATGGAAAGATTAGAATAAAACCGCAATTTGACAATGTATCTGCGTTCACAAATCAGTTAGCAGCTGTATGCATCAATAACAGATGGGGAATTATAGATAAGTCAGGTAATTTTACTATAAAGCCTCAGTACCAAGATATAATTATACATCCGAATAGAGTGATTCAAGCTAAAAAGCAAAATAAATGGGGGATTATTGATAAAAAGGGCAATCAGATTATTCCTTTTAAATACAACGAAGTGCAAATTTTAAATTACAAAGGTGTGTTTGTTGCCAAGGAAAAGAGTAATTATAAAGTTATATCAATAGCAAACAAAAAAGAGAGCAAAGAAAACTACAGCAATTATTCGTTAAACATTGGAAAATTTCTGCCAGTTTTTAGAAATCATAAGTGGGGCGTATTAAATCTTGAAACATTATCAGAACTTTGTCCACCCATATATGATGAAATATGGGTCCACAATGAAGGTTGGTTTGAACTAAAAAAGGACAAAAAGTTATATATTATGTTTTCTGACGGCAAAATGTTACCTAAAAATTTTAAAAGGGATTCAGTAGTTGTTTCTTCAAACAAAATAATTTCAATAAAACAAAATAATGGCGTGGTCACGTTATTAAATCTTAATACACGAAAAACGATTGACATAAAAGCACAAGATATATCAGTATTTAACAATGGATTAGCGGCAGTTAAGGTTAAAGAAAAATGGGGATTAATAACCGAGAAGGGAGAATATGTTATTAAACCAAAATATGATTCAATTTGGATAGCTGATAAAGACATAATTGTGACTTATCTTGATAAAAAATGGGGAATAGTAAAGACAGATGGGAAGGTTTTAATACCCCCAAAATATGACCTAATTGGTGAAGTAAAAGATGAGTATATCGCTTTTTTAAAAAATGGAAAATGGGGTGTAATGAAAAAAACAGGGAAGATACTTTTGAAACCGAAATTTGACCAAATTGTGATTCATAAAAAGAATTATATATTTGCTAAACAAAATGACATTTGGTTTTTAATAGTAATTGTGAATAATAAAAAGTACTTTTACAAGTTTAAAACATTTTCTGTAATGAAAATAAATGACAATATTTGGGCATATACTATAGATAAAGGAATGAAAGTCATTATACTGAAAAAATAA
- a CDS encoding endo-1,4-beta-xylanase, with protein sequence MKRNLFRIVSRVVLIAFIASISLVGAMSYFPVETQAAPDWSIPSLCESYKDDFMIGVAIPARCLSNDTDKRMVLKHFNSITAENEMKPESLLAGQTSTGLSYRFSTADAFVDFASTNKIGIRGHTLVWHNQTPDWFFKDSNGQRLSKDALLARLKQYIYDVVGRYKGKVYAWDVVNEAIDENQPDSYRRSTWYEICGPEYIEKAFIWAHEADPNAKLFYNDYNTEISKKRDFIYNMVKNLKSKGIPIHGIGMQCHINVNWPSVSEIENSIKLFSSIPGIEIHITELDMSLYNYGSSENYSTPPQDLLQKQSQKYKEIFTMLKKYKNVVKSVTFWGLKDDYSWLRSFYGKNDWPLLFFEDYSAKPAYWAVIEASGVTTSSPTPTPTPTVTVTPTPTPTPTPTVTATPTPTPTPVSTPATGGQIKVLYANKETNSTTNTIRPWLKVVNSGSSSIDLSRVTIRYWYTVDGERAQSAVSDWAQIGASNVTFKFVKLSSSVSGADYYLEIGFKSGAGQLQPGKDTGEIQIRFNKSDWSNYNQGNDWSWLQSMTSYGENEKVTAYIDGVLVWGQEPSGATPAPTMTVAPTATPTPTLSPTVTPTPAPTQTAIPTPTLTPNPTPTSSIPDDTNDDWLYVSGNKIVDKDGRPVWLTGINWFGYNTGTNVFDGVWSCNLKDTLAEIANRGFNLLRVPISAELILNWSQGIYPKPNINYYVNPELEGKNSLEVFDIVVQTCKEVGLKIMLDIHSIKTDAMGHIYPVWYDEKFTPEDFYKACEWITNRYKNDDTIIAFDLKNEPHGKPWQDTTFAKWDNSTDINNWKYAAETCAKRILNINPNLLIVIEGIEAYPKDDVTWTSKSSSDYYSTWWGGNLRGVRKYPINLGKYQNKVVYSPHDYGPSVYQQPWFYPGFTKESLLQDCWRPNWAYIMEENIAPLLIGEWGGHLDGADNEKWMKYLRDYIIENHIHHTFWCFNANSGDTGGLVGYDFTTWDEKKYSFLKPALWQDSQGRFVGLDHKRPLGTNGKNINITTYYNNNEPEPVPASK encoded by the coding sequence ATGAAGAGAAATCTATTTAGGATTGTATCTCGAGTTGTATTAATAGCGTTTATTGCTAGTATTTCTCTGGTTGGTGCAATGAGTTATTTTCCAGTTGAAACTCAAGCTGCGCCAGACTGGAGTATTCCAAGTTTATGTGAGAGTTATAAAGACGATTTTATGATAGGCGTGGCAATACCTGCAAGATGTTTGAGCAATGATACTGACAAACGAATGGTATTGAAACATTTTAACAGTATAACAGCAGAGAATGAAATGAAGCCGGAAAGCTTATTAGCTGGTCAGACCAGTACTGGGTTAAGTTATAGATTTAGTACTGCTGATGCTTTTGTTGACTTTGCGAGTACAAACAAGATAGGTATAAGAGGTCATACATTAGTTTGGCATAATCAGACACCTGATTGGTTCTTTAAAGATAGCAATGGTCAAAGGTTATCCAAAGATGCATTATTAGCAAGACTAAAGCAATATATTTATGATGTTGTTGGAAGATATAAAGGGAAAGTGTATGCATGGGACGTTGTCAATGAAGCTATCGATGAGAATCAGCCAGATAGTTATAGACGTTCGACATGGTATGAAATTTGTGGTCCTGAGTACATTGAAAAAGCATTTATATGGGCTCATGAAGCAGACCCTAACGCAAAGCTATTCTACAATGACTATAATACCGAGATTTCTAAGAAAAGAGATTTTATATACAACATGGTAAAAAACCTGAAATCTAAAGGTATACCTATTCATGGTATTGGTATGCAATGTCATATAAATGTTAACTGGCCATCTGTTAGCGAAATAGAAAACAGTATTAAGTTATTTAGTTCGATACCAGGTATTGAGATTCACATTACAGAACTTGATATGAGCCTATACAACTACGGCTCCAGCGAAAATTATTCCACACCACCACAGGATTTGCTTCAAAAGCAGTCTCAGAAATACAAAGAGATTTTTACAATGCTGAAAAAATACAAAAATGTAGTAAAAAGTGTTACTTTTTGGGGATTGAAAGATGATTATTCATGGTTAAGATCATTCTACGGTAAGAATGATTGGCCGTTGTTGTTTTTTGAAGATTACAGTGCAAAGCCAGCCTATTGGGCAGTAATTGAAGCTTCTGGGGTAACAACATCATCTCCGACACCTACACCTACGCCGACAGTAACAGTAACACCAACTCCAACACCGACACCGACACCGACAGTAACAGCGACTCCAACACCTACACCTACACCTGTTAGCACACCTGCGACAGGTGGGCAGATAAAGGTACTGTATGCTAACAAGGAGACAAACAGCACGACAAACACGATAAGGCCATGGTTGAAGGTAGTGAATAGTGGCAGCAGTAGCATAGATTTGAGCAGGGTAACGATAAGGTACTGGTACACGGTAGATGGTGAAAGGGCACAGAGTGCGGTATCAGACTGGGCACAGATAGGAGCAAGCAATGTAACATTCAAGTTTGTGAAGCTGAGCAGTAGTGTAAGTGGAGCGGATTATTACTTGGAGATAGGATTTAAGAGTGGAGCAGGGCAGTTACAGCCTGGGAAGGACACAGGAGAGATACAGATAAGGTTTAACAAGAGTGACTGGAGCAATTACAATCAGGGGAATGACTGGTCATGGTTACAGAGCATGACGAGTTATGGAGAGAATGAGAAGGTAACAGCGTATATAGATGGAGTGCTGGTATGGGGACAGGAGCCGAGTGGAGCGACGCCTGCGCCGACGATGACGGTTGCACCGACAGCGACCCCGACACCAACTCTGAGTCCGACGGTAACGCCGACGCCGGCACCGACGCAGACAGCAATACCAACGCCAACATTAACTCCAAATCCAACGCCAACATCGAGTATTCCTGATGATACAAATGATGATTGGCTTTATGTAAGTGGTAATAAAATAGTTGATAAAGACGGTAGACCAGTATGGTTAACAGGTATTAACTGGTTTGGATATAATACTGGTACAAATGTATTTGATGGTGTATGGAGTTGTAATCTGAAAGATACTCTTGCTGAAATAGCTAATAGAGGCTTTAACTTGCTAAGAGTTCCAATATCTGCAGAGCTTATATTGAACTGGTCGCAAGGTATTTATCCAAAACCAAATATAAACTACTACGTAAATCCAGAGCTTGAAGGCAAAAACAGCTTGGAAGTATTTGACATAGTAGTGCAAACATGTAAAGAAGTTGGTTTGAAAATTATGTTGGATATTCACAGTATAAAAACAGACGCGATGGGACATATCTATCCGGTATGGTATGATGAAAAATTTACTCCAGAGGATTTTTATAAAGCGTGCGAATGGATTACAAATAGATATAAAAATGATGACACTATTATAGCTTTTGACCTAAAGAATGAGCCACATGGAAAACCGTGGCAAGATACAACATTTGCAAAATGGGATAATTCAACAGATATTAATAATTGGAAATATGCAGCTGAAACATGTGCAAAACGTATACTGAATATAAATCCAAACCTTCTAATTGTAATTGAAGGAATTGAAGCCTATCCAAAGGACGACGTCACATGGACATCAAAATCCTCCAGCGACTACTATTCAACATGGTGGGGCGGTAACTTGCGAGGTGTTAGAAAGTATCCTATTAATCTGGGTAAATATCAAAATAAAGTTGTATATTCGCCACATGATTACGGGCCATCTGTTTACCAGCAGCCGTGGTTTTATCCAGGGTTCACAAAAGAGTCTTTACTACAAGATTGTTGGCGTCCGAATTGGGCGTACATTATGGAAGAAAACATTGCGCCACTTCTGATAGGTGAGTGGGGTGGTCATCTGGATGGAGCCGATAACGAAAAGTGGATGAAGTATTTACGAGATTATATCATAGAAAATCATATTCATCACACATTTTGGTGCTTTAATGCTAACTCGGGTGACACTGGAGGATTGGTTGGATATGATTTTACGACATGGGATGAGAAAAAATACTCATTTTTGAAACCGGCTCTATGGCAAGACAGTCAAGGTAGGTTTGTTGGATTAGATCACAAAAGACCCTTAGGTACAAATGGGAAAAACATTAATATTACAACATATTACAACAATAATGAGCCTGAGCCAGTTCCAGCTTCAAAATGA
- a CDS encoding glycosyltransferase family 39 protein, which yields MQNKNSLIIFAILIATIYFTLQVITIGSRDIPVTYWAPKEEGCIIEISIAKEFIKDFFAYFGYGDGKIDVQFLKDNSIILQQSVQAAFYQGKIVPVNNIVDKIIIVTHGNNIEIKEIAARKDYKNFLNLSKAVINILKGSKYIGNPNNIVDEQSKMRTILNYRYSSYFDEIYHARTAYELLKGLPPYDLVHPPLGKWLISIGMAIWGVNPFGWRFVNLIFGSIVLVLILILLTKLYKPSFWCGIAITILLASDFLHNSLSRTANIDTFSLFFVILCSIFGMSYINNIRHMREKLDRTDMVYFLTFSAGGLAFACKWNALYPIIPVLTISFGYKLYNIIKNNNKSWILKTVKQGVLSILAFTIPYYLTYLPIIIKYPYYNLPWAIITDFIMLQKHIWKYHSTLVATHPFSSEWYQWLLSTKPLWAYYDNSLPTNLRSTIAYLGNPVMWGLGLLAMVYLLVVAAKNPKNNLSLFIVIASYVSSIVPWIFISRIKFIYHYYLALPWLYIAVVMVIDNLNLKQSLKKKVAIILSVLGLIMLVIFYPAVSGLTVSAKYIELLRIMKSWIF from the coding sequence ATGCAAAATAAAAATAGTTTAATAATTTTTGCGATACTAATTGCAACAATATACTTTACGTTACAAGTCATTACGATTGGTTCAAGAGATATCCCAGTAACATATTGGGCTCCTAAGGAAGAAGGATGCATCATTGAAATTTCTATTGCAAAAGAATTTATAAAAGATTTCTTTGCATATTTTGGTTATGGCGATGGAAAAATTGATGTACAATTTTTAAAAGATAACTCTATAATATTACAGCAATCTGTTCAAGCTGCTTTTTACCAAGGGAAAATTGTACCAGTAAACAATATTGTTGACAAAATCATCATTGTAACACACGGAAATAATATTGAGATCAAAGAAATTGCAGCACGGAAGGATTACAAAAATTTCTTAAACTTATCGAAAGCAGTAATTAACATTTTAAAAGGTTCAAAATATATAGGGAATCCTAACAATATAGTTGATGAACAGTCAAAAATGAGAACAATTTTAAATTACCGTTACAGTTCATATTTTGATGAAATATATCACGCGAGGACAGCTTATGAACTTTTAAAGGGATTGCCTCCATATGATTTAGTCCATCCGCCATTGGGTAAGTGGTTAATATCAATCGGAATGGCAATATGGGGAGTAAATCCATTTGGGTGGAGATTTGTTAACTTAATTTTTGGTTCAATTGTGTTAGTCCTTATATTAATTTTACTCACAAAACTGTATAAACCATCATTTTGGTGCGGAATAGCAATTACTATACTGCTGGCAAGTGACTTTTTGCACAATAGTTTATCGAGGACGGCAAACATTGACACATTTAGTTTGTTTTTTGTTATTTTATGTTCTATTTTTGGGATGTCATACATAAATAATATACGCCACATGAGAGAAAAATTAGACAGGACAGATATGGTATACTTTTTGACCTTTTCAGCTGGGGGGTTGGCTTTTGCGTGTAAATGGAATGCCTTGTATCCAATTATACCTGTACTAACTATTTCATTCGGTTATAAGCTTTATAATATTATAAAAAATAATAACAAAAGTTGGATTTTAAAAACAGTCAAGCAAGGTGTATTGTCTATTTTAGCTTTCACAATACCTTATTATCTTACGTATTTACCAATAATTATAAAGTATCCATATTACAATTTACCATGGGCGATTATAACTGATTTTATAATGTTACAAAAACATATATGGAAATACCATTCAACATTAGTAGCAACGCATCCATTTTCTTCTGAGTGGTATCAATGGCTTTTATCAACAAAACCGCTATGGGCTTATTATGATAATTCGCTGCCAACGAATTTGCGTTCGACTATTGCATATTTAGGTAATCCAGTTATGTGGGGCCTGGGGTTATTAGCAATGGTATATTTATTGGTAGTTGCTGCAAAAAATCCCAAAAACAATTTGAGCCTTTTTATAGTAATTGCAAGTTATGTATCTTCAATTGTTCCTTGGATTTTCATAAGCAGAATTAAATTCATATATCATTATTACCTCGCATTACCATGGCTTTATATAGCAGTAGTTATGGTAATTGATAATCTAAATCTTAAGCAAAGTTTAAAAAAGAAGGTTGCAATTATTTTAAGTGTTTTGGGATTGATTATGCTTGTCATATTCTATCCAGCTGTGAGCGGTTTAACAGTATCAGCTAAGTACATAGAGTTATTAAGAATAATGAAAAGTTGGATATTTTAG
- a CDS encoding glycoside hydrolase family 5 protein → MRVVLSNGYRWTKIPASEVANIISLSRSLGFKAIILEVHDTTGYGEDGAACSLVQAVEYWKEIKSVLDGNEDFVIINIGNEPYGNNNYQNWVNDTKNAIKALRDAGFKHTIMVDAPNWGQDWSNTMRDNAQSIMEADPLRNLVFSIHMYGVYNTASKVEEYIKSFVDKGLPLVIGEFGHQHTDGDPDEEAIVRYAKQYKIGLFSWSWCGNSSYVGYLDMVNNWDPNNPTPWGQWYKTNAIGTK, encoded by the coding sequence GTGAGGGTAGTGCTGAGTAATGGTTACCGATGGACGAAGATACCAGCAAGTGAAGTGGCAAATATTATATCATTGTCAAGAAGTCTTGGTTTCAAAGCTATTATATTAGAAGTACACGACACAACAGGATATGGAGAAGATGGGGCAGCGTGTTCATTGGTACAAGCAGTGGAATATTGGAAGGAGATAAAGAGCGTATTAGACGGTAACGAAGATTTTGTAATTATAAACATTGGTAATGAGCCGTATGGGAACAATAACTATCAAAACTGGGTTAATGACACGAAGAACGCTATAAAAGCACTTAGAGATGCAGGATTCAAGCACACGATAATGGTGGATGCGCCGAACTGGGGTCAGGATTGGTCTAATACTATGAGAGATAATGCCCAGAGCATAATGGAAGCAGATCCGCTGCGCAATTTGGTATTTTCGATTCATATGTATGGTGTATACAATACAGCAAGCAAGGTCGAAGAGTACATCAAATCATTTGTTGATAAGGGGTTACCATTGGTTATTGGGGAATTTGGACATCAGCACACAGATGGTGACCCTGATGAAGAAGCTATTGTCAGGTATGCAAAACAGTACAAGATAGGATTATTTAGTTGGTCGTGGTGTGGAAATTCGAGCTATGTTGGGTATTTGGACATGGTAAACAACTGGGACCCCAATAATCCAACTCCATGGGGGCAATGGTATAAAACTAATGCAATTGGTACAAAGTAG
- a CDS encoding glycoside hydrolase family 9 protein, which produces MLKLKKAIKRITLCVAVVFLLQILFLFSGYNNSDVKAATTFNYGEALQKAIMFYEFQMSGKLPSWIRNNWRGDSGLNDGKDVGLDLTGGWHDAGDHVKFNLPMSYSASMLSWAVYEYKAAFEKSGQLEHILNQIEWVNDYFVKCHPSKYVYYYQVGDPIEDHNFWGPAEVMQMKRPAYKCDLNNPASSVVAETAASLAAASIVIRERNSQKADTYLQHAIELFDFADRTRSDAGYTAATGFYTSGGFIDDLGWAAVWLYLATNDKSYLDKAETLMAEYAGGTNTWTQCWDDVRYGAILLLAKITNKDIYKGAVERNLDHWTYNITYTPKGLAWLTGWGSLRYATTAAFLAFVYADWSGCPENKRTAYLKFGESQINYALGSTGRSFLVGFGQNYPQHPHHRNAHSSWANSMRIPEYHRHILYGALVGGPGSDDSYNDDITDYVQNEVACDYNAGIVGALAKMYLMYGGDPIPNFKAIEKPTNDEIFVESKFGNSQGANYTEIISYIYNRTGWPPRVTDNLNFKYFIDLSELIKAGYGPDIVKVETYYSEGGKISGPYVWNASKNIYYILVDFTGTKIYPGGEVEHKKQAQFKISVPQGVPWDPTNDPSYAGLTKELSKNKFIAAYEGNVLVWGQEPEGSSSSTPTPTPVPTVTVTPTPTPTVTVTPTPTPTVTATPTPTPTPVSTPATGGQIKVLYANKETNSTTNTIRPWLKVVNSGSSSIDLSRVTIRYWYTVDGERAQSAVSDWAQIGASNVTFKFVKLSSSVSGADYYLEIGFKSGAGQLQPGKDTGEIQIRFNKDDWSNYNQGNDWSWLQSMTSYGENEKVTAYIDGVLVWGQEPSGATPAPAPTATSTPTPTVTPTPTPTVTVTPTPTPTVTATPTPTPTPVSTPATGGQIKVLYANKETNSTTNTIRPWLKVVNSGSSSIDLSRVTIRYWYTVDGERAQSAISDWAQIGASNVTFKFVKLSSSVSGADYYLEIGFKSGAGQLQPGKDTGEIQIRFNKDDWSNYNQGNDWSWLQSMTSYGENEKVTAYIDGVLVWGQEPSGTTPAPTSTPTVTVTPTPTPTPTPTPTVTPTPTPTPGNGLARIDTSTLVGTNQHTVGIEIDLIRHCVESGMGYELCEGSAE; this is translated from the coding sequence ATGCTTAAACTAAAAAAAGCAATAAAAAGGATAACACTGTGTGTTGCTGTGGTATTTCTATTGCAGATTTTATTTCTATTTTCAGGATACAATAACAGTGATGTGAAAGCAGCAACAACCTTTAACTATGGTGAAGCTCTTCAAAAAGCAATTATGTTTTATGAATTCCAGATGTCAGGTAAACTGCCATCATGGATCCGCAACAACTGGCGAGGAGATTCTGGTCTAAATGATGGTAAAGATGTAGGCTTGGATCTTACAGGTGGCTGGCATGATGCAGGCGATCATGTAAAGTTTAATCTACCAATGTCATACAGTGCTTCAATGCTTTCGTGGGCAGTTTATGAGTATAAAGCAGCATTTGAGAAAAGTGGCCAGCTTGAACATATACTTAACCAGATAGAATGGGTAAACGACTACTTTGTAAAATGCCATCCATCAAAGTATGTATACTACTATCAAGTTGGTGATCCAATTGAAGATCATAACTTCTGGGGACCAGCAGAAGTTATGCAAATGAAACGGCCAGCATACAAGTGTGATTTAAATAATCCAGCAAGTTCAGTTGTTGCAGAAACAGCTGCATCCTTGGCTGCAGCTTCAATCGTTATACGTGAAAGAAACAGTCAAAAGGCAGACACATATTTGCAGCATGCGATAGAACTCTTTGATTTTGCTGATAGAACTCGTAGCGATGCAGGGTATACTGCAGCAACCGGCTTTTACACATCAGGTGGCTTTATTGATGATCTTGGCTGGGCGGCAGTGTGGTTATATCTTGCGACAAATGACAAATCATATTTGGATAAAGCTGAGACGCTTATGGCAGAATATGCCGGTGGCACAAATACATGGACACAGTGCTGGGATGATGTAAGATACGGAGCAATCTTACTTTTAGCAAAGATTACTAATAAAGACATATATAAAGGTGCTGTTGAAAGAAATCTTGATCATTGGACATATAACATAACATATACACCTAAGGGTCTTGCATGGCTAACAGGGTGGGGCTCACTTAGGTATGCTACAACTGCAGCTTTCTTAGCGTTTGTTTATGCAGATTGGTCGGGATGTCCAGAAAATAAGCGAACAGCTTATCTAAAATTTGGTGAGAGTCAGATTAACTATGCATTAGGTTCAACAGGAAGAAGCTTTTTGGTAGGATTTGGACAAAATTATCCACAACATCCACATCATAGAAATGCACATAGTTCATGGGCGAACAGTATGCGAATACCCGAATATCATCGACACATACTTTATGGTGCATTAGTAGGTGGACCAGGCTCTGATGATAGTTACAATGATGATATTACTGACTATGTACAAAACGAGGTGGCTTGTGACTACAATGCTGGTATTGTTGGTGCTCTAGCAAAAATGTACCTTATGTATGGAGGAGACCCAATACCTAATTTCAAAGCTATCGAAAAGCCAACTAATGATGAAATTTTTGTTGAATCCAAGTTTGGTAATTCACAGGGTGCAAACTATACTGAAATAATTTCATACATTTATAACAGAACGGGATGGCCACCACGGGTCACAGATAATTTAAACTTTAAGTATTTTATTGACCTAAGTGAGTTAATCAAGGCTGGGTATGGTCCTGATATTGTTAAAGTAGAGACATATTATTCGGAAGGTGGAAAAATATCTGGACCATACGTATGGAATGCGTCAAAGAACATTTACTATATATTGGTTGATTTTACAGGAACAAAAATATACCCAGGTGGGGAAGTAGAACACAAAAAACAAGCTCAATTTAAGATCTCTGTACCACAAGGCGTTCCATGGGATCCAACTAATGACCCATCTTATGCAGGATTAACAAAAGAACTTAGTAAGAATAAATTCATAGCAGCTTATGAAGGTAATGTGCTGGTATGGGGACAAGAACCAGAGGGATCCTCAAGTTCAACGCCAACACCAACACCTGTGCCGACGGTGACAGTAACACCGACGCCGACACCGACAGTAACAGTAACGCCAACCCCGACGCCGACAGTAACAGCGACTCCAACACCTACACCTACACCTGTTAGCACACCTGCGACAGGTGGGCAGATAAAGGTACTGTATGCTAACAAGGAGACAAACAGCACTACAAACACGATAAGGCCATGGTTGAAGGTAGTGAATAGTGGCAGCAGTAGTATAGATTTGAGCAGGGTAACGATAAGGTACTGGTACACGGTAGATGGTGAGAGGGCACAGAGTGCGGTATCAGACTGGGCACAGATAGGAGCAAGCAATGTAACATTCAAGTTTGTAAAGCTGAGCAGTAGTGTAAGTGGAGCGGATTATTACTTGGAGATAGGATTTAAGAGTGGAGCAGGGCAGTTACAGCCTGGGAAGGACACAGGAGAGATACAGATAAGATTTAACAAGGATGACTGGAGCAATTACAATCAGGGGAATGACTGGTCATGGTTACAGAGCATGACGAGTTATGGAGAGAATGAGAAGGTAACGGCGTATATAGATGGTGTGCTGGTATGGGGACAGGAGCCGAGTGGAGCGACACCTGCGCCAGCCCCGACAGCGACGTCGACACCTACACCAACAGTAACACCGACGCCGACACCGACAGTAACAGTAACGCCAACCCCGACGCCGACAGTAACAGCGACTCCAACACCTACACCTACACCTGTTAGCACACCTGCGACAGGTGGGCAGATAAAGGTACTGTATGCTAACAAGGAGACAAACAGCACTACAAACACGATAAGGCCATGGTTGAAGGTAGTGAATAGTGGCAGCAGTAGTATAGATTTGAGCAGGGTAACGATAAGGTACTGGTACACGGTAGATGGTGAGAGGGCACAGAGTGCGATATCAGACTGGGCACAGATAGGAGCAAGCAATGTAACATTCAAGTTTGTGAAGCTGAGTAGTAGTGTAAGTGGAGCGGACTATTACTTGGAGATAGGATTTAAGAGTGGAGCAGGGCAGTTGCAGCCTGGGAAGGACACAGGAGAGATACAGATAAGATTTAACAAGGATGACTGGAGCAATTACAATCAGGGGAATGACTGGTCATGGTTACAGAGCATGACGAGTTATGGAGAGAATGAGAAGGTAACGGCGTATATAGATGGTGTGCTGGTATGGGGACAGGAGCCGAGTGGAACAACACCTGCGCCGACGTCAACACCGACAGTAACGGTAACACCAACACCGACACCCACACCAACACCTACACCAACAGTAACACCGACACCAACACCAACACCGGGTAATGGATTAGCAAGAATTGATACAAGCACATTGGTAGGGACTAATCAGCACACTGTTGGTATAGAGATAGACTTGATACGGCATTGCGTGGAATCAGGCATGGGGTATGAACTCTGTGAGGGTAGTGCTGAGTAA